AAAAAATATTGCTTGAAAACGGTATAGAAGCAGAAATCAGACAGGAGAAAGGTAGTGACATTGAGGCTGCATGCGGCCAGCTGAGGCTGAAGAGAAAAGTCTCATCGCCATGAAAGTTTTCCTTGGAATGTTGACGGGTGTTGTCGCAGGAGGATTGCTTTTTCTCCTCACGATCGGGTTATACCAAAATCAGTTTGTGATAGTTCCTGATGTTACGGGACTTTCAGGAACGAAAGCCTGCGAAAAATTGAGGGAATCCGGTCTTTTATGTGATAAAGTATCCACCGAGACAGTGATCGACACGTATCCTCAGAGTGGTTCGAAGGTCAAGAAGGGAAGGATCATAAACCTGTATTACGAAAACTCGTTGAAGGATGTTATCCCTCGTTTTGTGGATGTGAAGCTTTCGGTAGCAGAGGAGATCTTGAAAAAACTTGGGTGGAACTACGAGATCGTTCGATTTCCTTTTGGTGAAGAAAAGGATAGAGTGCTTGCTACCTATCCTGAAGCAGGAAAACTC
This DNA window, taken from Thermotoga sp. SG1, encodes the following:
- a CDS encoding PASTA domain-containing protein, with product MRPAEAEEKSLIAMKVFLGMLTGVVAGGLLFLLTIGLYQNQFVIVPDVTGLSGTKACEKLRESGLLCDKVSTETVIDTYPQSGSKVKKGRIINLYYENSLKDVIPRFVDVKLSVAEEILKKLGWNYEIVRFPFGEEKDRVLATYPEAGKLYNGKLILLVDTGEKEEYFVVENYVGRSPSDVENEEHVVFVGNGSRVVSQYPPAGSIATEVILILGEE